Proteins encoded within one genomic window of Nostoc sp. UHCC 0870:
- a CDS encoding ASCH domain-containing protein: protein MTTTIIKAISLHQPWATFIPMGLKKYETRSWHTSYRGQLLICAAKKVSTSQKLTHNYLINKYQQLLTQTDNYLEWQDLPFGCAVTLVDLTACIKMTPQFINQQPETEIDTGDWKPGRFAWQLDNIRPIVPPISVIGKQGLFNVEVDLSEYGLEAVA from the coding sequence ATGACTACCACAATCATCAAAGCCATTAGCCTTCATCAGCCTTGGGCAACATTTATCCCTATGGGACTGAAGAAGTACGAAACTCGCTCTTGGCACACCAGTTACAGAGGCCAGTTGCTAATCTGTGCAGCAAAAAAAGTTAGCACTTCCCAAAAATTAACTCACAACTATTTAATCAACAAATATCAACAACTACTTACTCAAACTGATAACTACCTGGAATGGCAGGACTTACCTTTTGGGTGCGCCGTTACACTTGTTGACCTCACCGCCTGCATCAAAATGACTCCACAATTCATCAACCAACAACCCGAAACCGAAATTGATACTGGTGATTGGAAGCCTGGACGCTTCGCTTGGCAGTTGGACAATATTCGACCTATTGTTCCACCCATCAGTGTTATTGGCAAACAAGGGTTGTTTAATGTCGAAGTTGATTTATCTGAATACGGCTTGGAGGCAGTTGCATGA
- a CDS encoding helix-turn-helix domain-containing protein, whose translation MELTLMRVTFSKEIPGLGEKIKALRKASPKSLTELAAEAGISTPHWNRIENEKIQELPIETLRSIEKALGAELGIEM comes from the coding sequence GTGGAATTAACGTTAATGCGGGTTACGTTTAGCAAAGAAATTCCTGGTTTGGGAGAAAAAATTAAAGCTCTTAGAAAGGCTTCTCCTAAATCCTTAACGGAATTGGCAGCAGAGGCAGGTATTAGCACTCCCCATTGGAACAGGATTGAAAATGAAAAAATTCAGGAATTACCTATTGAAACATTACGAAGCATCGAGAAAGCACTAGGAGCAGAATTAGGGATTGAAATGTAG
- a CDS encoding Uma2 family endonuclease codes for MFQPLVEPITFEEFLEWKPENGRYELHKGVIVEMQPTGDHELVRGFLISEINFEIRRLKLAYSIPSQALVKAVDKKSGYIPDVLVLNVPNLINEALWKKSSTVSQAESIPLIIEVVSTNWRDDYFLKFGEYEEMRIPEYWIVDYAALGGKRFIGSPKQPTISIYVLVEGEYQLTQFRGNDQIKSQTFPELSLTANQIFEAALGEY; via the coding sequence ATGTTTCAACCTTTAGTTGAGCCAATAACCTTTGAAGAGTTTCTGGAATGGAAACCAGAAAATGGTCGATATGAACTGCACAAAGGAGTGATAGTCGAAATGCAACCAACAGGGGATCATGAATTAGTCAGAGGATTTTTGATTAGCGAAATCAACTTTGAAATTCGGAGATTAAAACTTGCATATTCGATACCTTCTCAAGCTTTAGTGAAAGCAGTAGACAAAAAATCTGGTTATATTCCCGATGTGTTGGTATTAAATGTGCCTAACTTAATTAATGAAGCATTGTGGAAGAAATCATCAACAGTTTCTCAAGCGGAATCAATACCATTAATCATAGAAGTAGTCAGCACAAATTGGCGTGATGATTACTTCCTAAAATTTGGGGAATATGAAGAAATGAGGATTCCAGAATATTGGATTGTTGATTATGCAGCTCTTGGTGGCAAGCGTTTTATTGGCAGTCCTAAACAACCAACAATATCAATTTATGTTTTAGTTGAGGGAGAATATCAGCTAACTCAGTTTAGAGGAAATGACCAAATTAAATCACAGACTTTCCCAGAATTAAGTTTGACTGCTAATCAAATTTTTGAAGCTGCTTTGGGAGAGTATTAA
- a CDS encoding IS4 family transposase, with the protein MVEDEVIAEQLEKLLTPAITNQENYYRKLGLRERILNLPLMMAAVLTLLWRDIAGVRELTRMLARDGFLWCNPTKVSQQAVSQRFLTFPSELFEKVFKDLLPSLRTAWHSRNKRPLPESIQFTLSKFEKIWIVDGSTLEALFRKLQSLESAQRGQLAGKMSTVIDLMTRLPVEIWFEENPKASDTKSEENILNLVTTRTLLLLDRGFYHFKFWHQLIEKKVDFITRIKKGAAIKIEQVFTDSYGLRDRKIRLGSGTNKTPFITLRLIEVRSGKTWHSYLTSVLDPNVLPPYVVADLYRRRWRIEDAFNTVKRLLGLSYLWTGSINGIKLQIWATWLFYAVLVDLGDAVADELSLPFDEISLEMIYRGLYHFTMAHQKGKATDPVKYFADPQNRDLGIIKQKRKPNIKLIVAPFPDLQRGSDQFFFNNSLKAS; encoded by the coding sequence ATGGTGGAAGACGAAGTAATTGCAGAGCAACTGGAAAAATTATTGACCCCAGCGATTACAAATCAAGAAAATTACTACCGAAAACTAGGACTCAGAGAACGGATACTGAATTTACCATTGATGATGGCTGCGGTACTAACCTTGTTATGGCGAGACATAGCCGGAGTCAGAGAACTGACAAGAATGTTAGCTAGAGACGGTTTTCTGTGGTGTAATCCTACAAAAGTTAGTCAACAAGCTGTATCACAGAGATTTTTGACATTTCCATCAGAATTATTTGAAAAAGTATTTAAAGATTTACTGCCTAGTTTAAGAACAGCTTGGCATAGTAGAAATAAACGACCGTTGCCAGAAAGTATTCAGTTTACATTATCAAAATTCGAGAAAATTTGGATAGTAGACGGGTCAACACTGGAGGCATTGTTTAGAAAATTACAAAGCTTAGAGTCGGCTCAAAGAGGGCAATTAGCAGGAAAAATGAGTACAGTCATTGATTTAATGACCAGATTACCTGTAGAAATTTGGTTTGAAGAAAATCCCAAGGCATCTGACACTAAATCGGAAGAAAATATCCTAAATTTAGTTACAACAAGAACTTTACTCTTATTAGATAGAGGTTTTTATCACTTTAAGTTTTGGCATCAGTTAATCGAGAAAAAAGTTGACTTTATTACGAGAATAAAAAAAGGAGCAGCAATCAAGATAGAACAGGTATTTACAGATAGCTATGGACTCAGGGACAGAAAGATACGTCTGGGTTCTGGCACAAATAAGACCCCATTTATTACCTTACGGTTAATTGAAGTGCGTTCTGGAAAAACATGGCATTCTTATTTAACAAGCGTTCTAGATCCTAATGTTTTACCCCCTTATGTTGTAGCCGATTTATATCGACGACGTTGGCGCATTGAAGATGCTTTTAATACTGTCAAAAGACTCTTAGGGCTAAGTTATTTATGGACGGGTTCAATTAATGGGATTAAGTTGCAGATTTGGGCAACTTGGTTATTTTATGCGGTTTTAGTAGATTTAGGTGATGCTGTAGCTGACGAACTTTCTCTGCCTTTTGATGAGATTTCATTAGAAATGATTTATCGTGGTCTTTATCATTTTACGATGGCTCATCAAAAAGGTAAGGCAACAGACCCTGTTAAGTATTTTGCTGACCCTCAAAATCGAGATTTAGGGATTATCAAACAGAAGCGAAAACCAAACATTAAGTTAATTGTCGCTCCTTTCCCTGATCTTCAACGAGGGTCTGACCAGTTTTTCTTCAACAATTCTCTCAAAGCCTCTTGA